CGGCGGTCACCATGGGGCGGCACATGCGCCAGATCGGGCTCGGCTTCGATGCGGTGGTCGCGTCGCCGGCTGTGCGGGTGGTCGAGACGCTGGATGCGATGTTCGACGGCTATGGCCGGCGGCCGGCGGTGAACTGGGATCGCCGCATCTATCTCGCCTCGGCGCCGACCCTGCTCGAAGTGGTGCAGGAAACCGCCGACGCGATCGGCACGGTGATGCTCGCCGGCCATAATCCGGGGATCGAGGAGCTGGTGCTGCGCCTCTCCACCGATACCGGCGAGGAAGAGATCCGCGCGCGGGGAGAGATCGGCGAGAAATATCCGACCGCCAGCGTCGCCGAGCTGACCTTCGACGTGCAGCGCTGGGAGGATGTCGGCGATGGCGGCGGCCATCTCGTCCGCTTCGTGCGGCCGCGCGATGTCGATCCGGCGCTGGGGCCGGATCGGCTTTCCTAACGTTCCGCCCGGCGAGAATCAGGCGGCGGCCAGCGCCTCGGCCAGCAGCGCGCGAATCGCCTTCAGTTCATCGATCGGCAACGCCATGGGCGCCGTGGCGGGTGTGGATACGGGCACTTCGGCCGCCGCATCCGCCGGCGCGCCGCCGCCCTTGGCCGCCAGCAGCTTCTGCACGCCCTTCACCGTATAGCCCTGCCCGTTGAGCAGACCATGGATGCGCCGCACCAGCGCGACGTCCTCGGGGCGGTAATAACGGCGATTGCCGGCGCGGGTGATCGGCTTGAGCTGGGGGAAACGGGTTTCCCAATAACGCAGGACATGCTGCGGCACGCCGATCTCGCCCGAAACCTCTCCGATCGTGCGGAAGGCGGTGTCGGACTTGTCGGCCATGGCGATCAATCCGCCTCGGCGATGCGATCGCGCAGCATGTTGGAAGCGCGGAAGGTCAGCACCCGGCGCGGCGCGATCGGCACCTCGATGCCGGTCTTGGGATTGCGGCCGACCCGCTCGCCCTTGTCGCGCAGCACGAAGGTGCCGAAACCGGAAATCTTGACGTTCTCGCCGTTCGACATCGCCTCGCACATCAGGCCGAGCACTTTTTCGACCATCGCCGAGGAATCGGCACGCGAAAGCCCGATCTCGCGATGAACCTCGTCGCTGAGGTCGGCACGGGTCAAGGTCTGAAGGTCGGCCAATGTCGTGTCCCTGGGTTCTGTTTGCTGGCAACAGCATAGACCTGCCCGGACGTCACGCAAAGGATCGTTACGCACCCCGTCGCATGTTAGAATCGGATGACCGCAGCGCCCCATGTGAAGCCGCCGCCCATTGCCTCCAGCACGAGCAGATCGCCGCGCTTGATCCGCCCGTCCTTCACCGCGACGTCGAGCGCCAGCGGCACCGAGGCGGCGGACGTGTTGGCGTGCTGGTCGACGGTCACGACGACGCGATCGGGCGACAGGTCGAGCTTGCGGGCGGTCGCATCGAGGATGCGGGCATTGGCCTGGTGCGGCACCAGCCAGTCGATATCGGCGGCGGTAAGGTTCAGCTCGGACAGCACTTCGCCGAGCACATTGGCGAGGTTGACGACGGCGTGGCGGAACACCTCGCGCCCCTTCATGCGGAGCTTGCCGACGGTCTGCGTGGTCGAGGGGCCGCCATCGACATAGAGCAGCTCGTTATGGCGCCCGTCGGCATGGAGCTTGGCGGCGAGCACGCCGCGCGCCTCGGCGGGATTTTCGGGGCCGTCCTCGGCCTTCAGCACCACGGCGCCGGCGCCGTCGCCGAACAGCACGCAGGTGGCGCGATCTTCCCAGTCGAGGATGCGGCTGAAGGTCTCGGCGCCGATCACGATCGCGGCCTTGGCGGTGCCGCCCCGGATCATGCTCTCGGCGACCGACAGCGCGTAGAGGAAGCCCGAGCACACGGCTTGCACGTCGAAGGCGACGCAGTCGGCGATGCCCAGCATCGCCTGCACCTTGGTGGCGGACGAGGGAAAGGTCTGGTCCGGCGTCGCGGTGGCGAGCACGATCAGGCCGATCTCGGCGGCGTCGATGCCGGCGTCCGCCAATGCCTTGCGCGCGGCGTCGGCGGCGAGGCTCGCGGTGGTCTCGTCGTCGCCCGCAATGTAGCGCGCGCGGATGCCGGTGCGCTCGACGATCCACGCGTCCGAGGTGTCGACGGTTTCGGTCAGCTCCGCGTTGGTGACGCGGCGTCTGGGCAGGGCGGAGCCGGTGCCGGCGATGAAGGCGCGGATGGTCATTGGGCGGCGATCGGCTGGGGGGCGGGCGGCTGCGAGGCGGCGCGATAATCGGCCAGATCCTCGGCGATCAGGCGATTGAGATCGTCGCGCACCAGCTTGGCGGCGACGCCGATCGCATTGGCGACCCCCTTGGCGTCAGCGCTGCCGTGACTCTTCACGACGATGCCGTTGAGGCCCAGGAAGACGGCGCCATTGTGATTATTGGGATCGAGATGGACGCGCAGCAGGTGCAGCGCCGGCTTCGACAGCAGGAAACCCATCTTCGAGCGGAAGCTCGACAGGAAGGACCGGCGCAGCAGATCGGTGACGAAGCGGGCGGTGCCCTCGATCGCCTTCAGCGCGATGTTGCCGGAGAAGCCATCGGACACCACGACATCGACGCCGCCGCGATTGATCCGATCCGCCTCGACATTGCCGATGAAGTCCAACGGCAGGGTCGGATGCGCGCGCAGCTTGGCGGCCGCCTCCTTGAGCGCGTCCGTCCCCTTCATCTCCTCGGTGCCGATGTTGAGCAGGGCCGTCTTGGGCCGCTCGATATCCAGCGCGACGCGCGAATAGGCGGCACCCATCAGGGCGAACTGCACGAGATTGTCGGCATCGCATTCGGTGTTGGCGCCGAGATCGAGCATGACCACGTCATTGTCGCCGAGCGACGGCATGATCGCGGCCAGTGCCGGCCTGTCGATGCCCGGCAGCGTGCGCAGCGAAAGCTTCGCCATCGCCATCAGCGCGCCGGTGTTGCCGGCCGACACCGCGCCGCCCGCCGCGCCGTCCTTCACGGCGGCGATGGCGAGGCCCATCGATGTCGTCTTGGCGCGCCGAATCGCCTGCGACGGCTTGTCGTCGCCGGTGATCCGGTCGGGCGCGTGACGAATCTCGCTGACTGCCGCCAGCTTGGGCAGGCGTGCAAGCTCGGCCCGGATCGTGGCCTCGTCGCCGACGATCAGGAAGGTCAGGTCAGGAAAGCTGGTGAGTGCCAGCGCGGCACCTGCCAGCATGGTGGCCGCACCTGCGTCTCCTCCCATCGCATCGATGGCGATTCGCGGCGCGTCCACTCTGTCTGTCCGTTGCGTGAGGCTCAGGCCTCGACCGAGACGATCTCGCGGCCATTATAGTGGCCGCAGGCGTTGCACAGATTGTGCGGACGCTTGAGTTCGCCGCAGTTCGGGCATTCCTGGAAGGACTGCACGGTCAACGCATCGTGGCTGCGGCGCATGTTGCGCTTGGAAGGCGAGGTCTTTCGCTTGGGGACGGCCATCTCGGCACCTTGATCCTGTATTCAATGGATGCGACGCCGCATACCATCCAATGCACCACAGCCCTGGGAGCCGCGGACCATCAGCGGCCGGCCTCGTCGTGAGTGGGGGCCTATAGCGGATTTCCGCGCTGTTGCAACCCGGGGCGTGGCGTGCGAGCGATGCCGGCATAGCGGCCGATACCAGGCCCCTTACCTCCGGGGGAGACCACGCGACCATGCTGCCCGTCACTCTTACTTTCGCGGGCGCCGCCGCGCTGATCAACATCTGGCTGGCGATTCGCGTCGTACAGATTCGCCGCTCGGGCAAGGTGCTCCATGGCGATGGCGAGAATCGGCTGCTGCTCTGCCGGATGCGGGCGCAGGCCAATTTCATCGAATATACCCCGTTCGTGCTGATCCTGATGGGACTGCTCGAGCTGGCGGGCGAGCCGAAGCCGTGGCTGCGTGCGATCGGCTATCTTTATATCGCGGCGCGGCTGGCGCATCCGTTCGGCATGGACAGCGCCAAGCCGCACCCGCTGCGGCTGGTCGGCGCGCTCGTCACCTGGCTCGTTCTGGTGGTGCTGGCGCTGTGGGCGATCTGGGTCGGCGCCCATCCGCCGGCCGAGACCATCCATTATCTGTGAGGCCGGTGCCCGCTTCGGCGGGCGTGCCCTTCGTTCAGCCGCTCCCTCGTTCAGCCGACCCCTCGCTCAGCCGAATCGGGTGTCGGCGACGAAGGGATTGCTCGCTCGCTCGTGGCCGAAGGTGGAGGTCGGGCCGTGGCCCGGCACGAACGCGACATCGTCGCCCATCGGCCACAGCCGCTCGGTGATCGAGGCGATCAGCGTGTCGTGATCGCCGAGCGGGAAATCGGTGCGCCCGATCGAGCCGCGGAACAGCACGTCGCCGACGATCGCGAATCGCGACGGGGCATGGTGGAAGACGACATGGCCGGGCGTGTGGCCCGGCGTGTGGCGGACGGACAGGGTGAGTTCGCCGACGGTCACCTCGTCGCCATCCTCCAGCCAGCGGGTCGGCTCGAACGGTCTGCCCTGGAGTCCGAAGCTGGCCCGATCGTCGTCCAGCCGGGCGATCCAGAAGCGATCCGCCTCCTGCGGGCCTTCGATCGGCACGCCGAGCTTCTCGGCCAGGATGCCGGCCTGCCCGCAATGATCGATATGGCCGTGGGTGATCAGCAATTTCTCGATGGTCACGCCATGCTGGGCGGCGGCGGCCTCCAGCTTGTCGAGATCGCCCCCGGGATCGACGAAGGCGCCGCGCATCGTCTTCGTACACCATAGCAGGGTGCAATTCTGCTGGAGGGGCGTGACCGGCACGATGGCGGCGCGAAGCGGGGGCAGCGGGGGGACGGGGGGCTTGTCGGTCATGCCCTCCAGATGCGCATCATGGGGTGTGCGTGCAAGCGAAGGGTTGCGGGACGGGCGCTCGGGGGGGCAGGGAGAGAGCAATGACGCTCGACCGATCCCGCCCCTTCGTGCTGCTCGACGATGCCCGCCGCGAGGGCGCTGCCCCGGCGCGGCTCTATCGCGATCCGATCGAGGCGGTGGCGACCGACGATCCGGCCAGGCTCGCCAATTGTCTGGCGGCGCTCCGTTATGCGACCAAGCACGGCCTGCACGCCGCCGGCTGGATCGCCTATGATGCCGGGGCGCTGGCCGAGGCGCCGGTAGCGGCCGATGGCGCCGCGCCGCGCACGCCGCTGCTCTGGTTCGGTCTGTTCGAGCGGTTCGAGGAGATCGGCCCGGCGGATATCGCCGCATTGCTGCCCGATCCTGCCGGCGCATGGGCGGGATCGCCCCGGCCGGCGATCGATCGCGCGGCCTATCTCTCCGCCTTCGCGCGGGTGAAGGACTATATCGCGGCCGGCGACATCTATCAGGCCAACCTCACATTCCGGGCGACGGTGCCGGTCGCGGGCGACCCGCTCGCGCTTTACGCCCGCATCCGCAACCGGGCCGCGGCGGGCTGGGGCGGCATCGTCCATGACGGCCGGACCACGATGCTGAGCTTTTCGCCGGAGATGTTCTTCCGGCTCGACGGCCGGCGGCTGGAGGCGCGGCCGATGAAGGGCACGGCGGCGCGGGACACCGATCCGGCGAGCCTCGCCGCCGATCCCAAGCAACGCGCCGAAAATCTGATGATCGTCGATCTGATCCGCAACGATCTCGCGCGGATCGCGGTGCCCGGCAGCGTGTGCGTGCCCGAGCTGTTCACCGTCGAGACCTATCCGACGCTCCACCAGATGACCTCCACCGTCGTTGCCGATCTGGCCGAGGGCGCCGACGCGCTGTCCGTGCTGGAGGCCGCCTTCCCATGCGGATCGATCACCGGCGCGCCCAAGCTGCGGGCGATGGAGGTGGCAGCAGAGGTCGAATCGGATCGGCGCGGCCTCTACACCGGCGCGATCGGGCGGCTCGATGCGGGCGGCGGCGCGGCGTTCAACGTCGCGATCCGGACCCTGACGATCGGCGAGGACGGCGCCGCGTCGATCGGCCTGGGTTCCGGCATCGTCGCCGATTCGGAAGGCGACGACGAGTGGCGCGAATGCCTGGCCAAGGGCGCGTTCGTGGCGGCCGCCTGCCCGCGGTTCGATCTGATCGAGACGATGGCGTTCGATCCGCACGAGGGCTTTCCCGATCTCGAGCGCCATGTCGCCCGCGCCTGGCGCTCGGCCGATGCGCTCGGCTTCACCTTCGATCGCCACGATCTGCGCAATGAATTGCAGGCGGCGACGTTCAGGCTGCGCGATCCGGCACGGGTCCGCATCCTGCTGTCGCCCGCTGGCCGGATCGCGATCGAGGTGAGGACCGCCCCCGCTCCGGTGGACGGCGTGGTGGTGGCGCCGGTGGTGCCCTTGCCCGTTGCGGCGGACGACTTCCGGCTCGCACACAAGACGAGCGATCGCGGCTTCTACGATGCGGCGCGCGGCGATCATTTCGAGGTGGTGTTCGTGCGTCCCGACGGCCTGCTGACCGAAGGCAGCTTCACCAGCCTGTTCGTGGCGCGGGACGGGGTTCTGCTGACCCCGCCGCTCGCCCGTGGCCTGCTGCCCGGCATCCTGCGCCAGCGCCTGATCGAGCAGGGCGAGGCGATCGAGGCCGATCTGCGGATCGCGGACCTGCGCGACGAATTCTTGCTCGGCAACGCGCTGCGGGGACTGATTCGCGCACGATTGCCCTGATTGACACCTGAGCGGCGTTGCCCTGCATCGCGACATCCGGCATAGGCGCGCCGCCCCTTCCTCAGTCGGAAAGCCAGATTCCCATGCGATACACGTCGGAAGCGCTCGACCGCATCCAGCCGTCCGCCACGCTCGCCATGACCAGCCGGGTGCTGGACCTGAAGCGTCAGGGGATCGACATCATCGGCCTCGCTGCCGGCGAACCCGATTTCGACACGCCCGACTATGTGAAGGACGCCGCGATCGAGGCGATCCGCGCCGGCAAGACCAAATACACCAATGTCGACGGCACCGCCGAGCTGAAGGAGGCGATCGCCGCCAAGTTCCAGCGCGACAACGGCCTCGTCTATGCGGCCAACGAGATCAGCGTGAACGTCGGCGGCAAGCACACTTTGTTCAACGCGCTCGTCGCCACCATCGACAAGGGCGACGAGGTGATCATCCCGGCGCCCTATTGGGTGAGCTATCCGGACATCGTCGCTTATGCCGGCGGCACCCCGGTGGTGATCGCGGCCGGTGCGAACCAGAATTACAAGATCCTGCCCGAGCAGCTGGAGGCGGCGATCACGCCGAAGACGCGCTGGGTGATCCTCAACTCGCCGTCCAACCCGACCGGCGCGGCTTACTCGGCCGCCGAGCTGAAGGCGCTGGGCGAGGTGCTGGAGCGCCACCCGCAAGTCTTCGTGCTGACCGACGACATGTATGAGCACATCCTCTACGACGATTTCCAGTTCGCCACGATCGCGCAGGTCTGCCCATCGCTTTACGAGCGCACGCTGACCGTCAACGGCACCTCCAAGGCCTATGCGATGACCGGCTGGCGGATCGGCTTCGCGGGTGGCCCGGCGTGGCTGATCAAGGCGATGGCCAAGCTCCAGTCGCAATCGACCTCCAACCCCTGCTCGATCGCCCAGTCGGCGGCGACGGCGGCGCTGAACGGCGATCATGGCTTCCTCAAGGAGCGCACCGTCGCCTTCCAGCGCCGTCGCGATCTGGTGGTGGCCGGGCTGAACGCGGTGCCGGGCATCCACTGCCCGACGCCTGAAGGCGCCTTCTATGTCTATCCGGACGTCTCCGGCCTGATCGGCAAGACGACGCCCAAGGGCGTGACGATCGAGAATGACACGGCACTGGTCGGCTATCTGCTCGACGAGGCGAGGGTCGCCCCGGTGCAGGGCGCGGCCTTCGGCCTCTCGCCGGCGTTCCGCATCAGCTACGCGACATCCGATGCGATCCTGACCGAGGCGTGCCACCGCATCGCGGAGGCGGTGTCGGCGCTGCGCTGAGCTGAGCGGAGCAATATGTAACCCGAAGGCGGGGAGCGAACGTATCTAGGGCATGATCCTTCGGAGACATGCCATGAAGACGTCGCTTCCCGTCATCGCCGCCACCGGCATCGTCGCCGGCCTGCTGTGGGCCGCCGCGCCCAGCTTTGCCGCGGAGCAGGCGGTGAAGGCGCCGGCGCCTGCGCTTGTCGAACCCGTCACGGGCCATCGCGAGACCGCGATCTTCGCGGGCGGCTGCTTCTGGGGGGTGGCGGGCGTGTTCAACCATGTGAAGGGCGTGGTCGGCACCACGTCCGGCTATACCGGCGGCAAGGCCTCGACCGCGCA
This genomic window from Sphingomonas abietis contains:
- a CDS encoding SixA phosphatase family protein; the encoded protein is MKRLITFRHAKSGWDQPALRDFDRALNDKGKRAAVTMGRHMRQIGLGFDAVVASPAVRVVETLDAMFDGYGRRPAVNWDRRIYLASAPTLLEVVQETADAIGTVMLAGHNPGIEELVLRLSTDTGEEEIRARGEIGEKYPTASVAELTFDVQRWEDVGDGGGHLVRFVRPRDVDPALGPDRLS
- a CDS encoding MerR family transcriptional regulator — encoded protein: MADKSDTAFRTIGEVSGEIGVPQHVLRYWETRFPQLKPITRAGNRRYYRPEDVALVRRIHGLLNGQGYTVKGVQKLLAAKGGGAPADAAAEVPVSTPATAPMALPIDELKAIRALLAEALAAA
- a CDS encoding integration host factor subunit alpha yields the protein MADLQTLTRADLSDEVHREIGLSRADSSAMVEKVLGLMCEAMSNGENVKISGFGTFVLRDKGERVGRNPKTGIEVPIAPRRVLTFRASNMLRDRIAEAD
- a CDS encoding beta-ketoacyl-ACP synthase III; amino-acid sequence: MTIRAFIAGTGSALPRRRVTNAELTETVDTSDAWIVERTGIRARYIAGDDETTASLAADAARKALADAGIDAAEIGLIVLATATPDQTFPSSATKVQAMLGIADCVAFDVQAVCSGFLYALSVAESMIRGGTAKAAIVIGAETFSRILDWEDRATCVLFGDGAGAVVLKAEDGPENPAEARGVLAAKLHADGRHNELLYVDGGPSTTQTVGKLRMKGREVFRHAVVNLANVLGEVLSELNLTAADIDWLVPHQANARILDATARKLDLSPDRVVVTVDQHANTSAASVPLALDVAVKDGRIKRGDLLVLEAMGGGFTWGAAVIRF
- the plsX gene encoding phosphate acyltransferase PlsX, whose amino-acid sequence is MDAPRIAIDAMGGDAGAATMLAGAALALTSFPDLTFLIVGDEATIRAELARLPKLAAVSEIRHAPDRITGDDKPSQAIRRAKTTSMGLAIAAVKDGAAGGAVSAGNTGALMAMAKLSLRTLPGIDRPALAAIMPSLGDNDVVMLDLGANTECDADNLVQFALMGAAYSRVALDIERPKTALLNIGTEEMKGTDALKEAAAKLRAHPTLPLDFIGNVEADRINRGGVDVVVSDGFSGNIALKAIEGTARFVTDLLRRSFLSSFRSKMGFLLSKPALHLLRVHLDPNNHNGAVFLGLNGIVVKSHGSADAKGVANAIGVAAKLVRDDLNRLIAEDLADYRAASQPPAPQPIAAQ
- the rpmF gene encoding 50S ribosomal protein L32 — its product is MAVPKRKTSPSKRNMRRSHDALTVQSFQECPNCGELKRPHNLCNACGHYNGREIVSVEA
- a CDS encoding MAPEG family protein, producing MLPVTLTFAGAAALINIWLAIRVVQIRRSGKVLHGDGENRLLLCRMRAQANFIEYTPFVLILMGLLELAGEPKPWLRAIGYLYIAARLAHPFGMDSAKPHPLRLVGALVTWLVLVVLALWAIWVGAHPPAETIHYL
- a CDS encoding MBL fold metallo-hydrolase; its protein translation is MTDKPPVPPLPPLRAAIVPVTPLQQNCTLLWCTKTMRGAFVDPGGDLDKLEAAAAQHGVTIEKLLITHGHIDHCGQAGILAEKLGVPIEGPQEADRFWIARLDDDRASFGLQGRPFEPTRWLEDGDEVTVGELTLSVRHTPGHTPGHVVFHHAPSRFAIVGDVLFRGSIGRTDFPLGDHDTLIASITERLWPMGDDVAFVPGHGPTSTFGHERASNPFVADTRFG
- the pabB gene encoding aminodeoxychorismate synthase component I; the encoded protein is MTLDRSRPFVLLDDARREGAAPARLYRDPIEAVATDDPARLANCLAALRYATKHGLHAAGWIAYDAGALAEAPVAADGAAPRTPLLWFGLFERFEEIGPADIAALLPDPAGAWAGSPRPAIDRAAYLSAFARVKDYIAAGDIYQANLTFRATVPVAGDPLALYARIRNRAAAGWGGIVHDGRTTMLSFSPEMFFRLDGRRLEARPMKGTAARDTDPASLAADPKQRAENLMIVDLIRNDLARIAVPGSVCVPELFTVETYPTLHQMTSTVVADLAEGADALSVLEAAFPCGSITGAPKLRAMEVAAEVESDRRGLYTGAIGRLDAGGGAAFNVAIRTLTIGEDGAASIGLGSGIVADSEGDDEWRECLAKGAFVAAACPRFDLIETMAFDPHEGFPDLERHVARAWRSADALGFTFDRHDLRNELQAATFRLRDPARVRILLSPAGRIAIEVRTAPAPVDGVVVAPVVPLPVAADDFRLAHKTSDRGFYDAARGDHFEVVFVRPDGLLTEGSFTSLFVARDGVLLTPPLARGLLPGILRQRLIEQGEAIEADLRIADLRDEFLLGNALRGLIRARLP
- a CDS encoding pyridoxal phosphate-dependent aminotransferase; the protein is MRYTSEALDRIQPSATLAMTSRVLDLKRQGIDIIGLAAGEPDFDTPDYVKDAAIEAIRAGKTKYTNVDGTAELKEAIAAKFQRDNGLVYAANEISVNVGGKHTLFNALVATIDKGDEVIIPAPYWVSYPDIVAYAGGTPVVIAAGANQNYKILPEQLEAAITPKTRWVILNSPSNPTGAAYSAAELKALGEVLERHPQVFVLTDDMYEHILYDDFQFATIAQVCPSLYERTLTVNGTSKAYAMTGWRIGFAGGPAWLIKAMAKLQSQSTSNPCSIAQSAATAALNGDHGFLKERTVAFQRRRDLVVAGLNAVPGIHCPTPEGAFYVYPDVSGLIGKTTPKGVTIENDTALVGYLLDEARVAPVQGAAFGLSPAFRISYATSDAILTEACHRIAEAVSALR